DNA sequence from the Leuconostoc lactis genome:
TACTTAAAAAATAACCTGGTGTGCCATTAATAATAAGATCCACACCGGCTGGCGTCGTGTTGGCAATAATAATTTGATCTGGTGTATGCTCAAACCACTTAGCGCCAACCGCCTCAGCCTGCGCCTTTAAAACACGATGCACAGTCAAGTCTTGGCCGGCATAATCAATCACCACGGTCCCTGGTTTGATAATGGCCGCTTCGTTTTCAGCGATATCTTGGAGACTACGGCCAATCGTGAGCTGGTGATCAACACTAATTTTAGTAAAAACAGTCAACATCGGGGTGGCAATCGCATTCGTTGCATCTCTTAATCCGCCCAAACCTGCTTCAAAAATAACAAAATCGACTGCATTATCGACAAAATGCAACAGTGAAATGACGGTAAAATACTCAAAATACGTCAAATGATCGGCAGATACCCCATGGCGTTTAAAACAAGCCACCAGATCTTGATAATGACGGAGAAAATCACTTTTTGAAATCATCTCATCATCAACGGTGATTTGCTCACGATCTGACAGAATGTAAGGACTCGAAAAATGGCCATAAGAATAGCCATTAGCCTGTAAAATAGCCCCCAGCATAGCACCTGTAGAACTCTTGCCATTCGTGCCGGCAATGTGGATGATCTTGAGTTTTTGGTCTGGATGCCCAAGCCATGCTAATACTTCTTTCACCACCGCCACACGTGTATCGTCTAACACATGCCAGTGATTATCCAAACTGTTAATCACCCGCTTATAGTTTGCTGCAACCCGTGCGGCACGCCGCTCTCCCAATTTAGCCACATCCAGCCTCCGACAATTAATATGCCCTTAATTTTATCACATGTCACCGCAAATATTACCTTGTGCAGCAAATAATTTGCAATCAAAAAAGACGATTTACATCGTCTTTGGAAAATCGGTAAATATGGCATAAGCGCCCCAATCAGCTAACCGCTGTGCCATCGCTTCATCGTTAACTGTCCATACATTGACACCCAACTGATTAGCTAATAACAGTTGAACGGCCGCTTCAGTGAGGCCATTAACATCAGGATGGACGTAGGTGGCACCAACCGAACGTGCGAGCGCGACCGTGTTATCTGAAATTGGCTCTGCCAGTAACAGTCCAATCGCAATTTTTGGCATTAGTTCATGAAATTTTTTAAGTAATTTCACATCAAAACTCGACACAATAATCTGATTTTCACGATTAATGCGATGAATAGCTTGATGCAAACGCATAAGATAAAAATTCTGCTGCTCACCGCGGACATTCGTCTTGAGCTCAAAGTTCACATTGATGTGATGTTCATTGATAAAATCAATTAGCCAATCCAACGTGACGATGCGTTCTCCAGTAAATGCTGGCGCAAACCATTGTCCAAAATCAAGCTTTTGTAACCCCATCAGTGAATTGTGATTGACCGTCCCATTGCCATTTGAAGTGCGATCGACTTTACTATCATGAATCAACACCAGATGACCATCAGACGTCATATCAATATCAGTTTCTAACCAATTGACCCCAAGGGGTAACATCAGTTCAAACGCGGCCCGCGTATTTTCGGGTGCTTGAGCAGATATACCGCGATGCGCAATTTTTATCATGCGTCTTCCTCACTTTTTTAAATGATTTGCAGCATTATAAGCTGCCAGCGCTTGATTAGTCGCATCTTCAGCCACTTGAAGACTTTTATCAATCGGCGCCCCGTTGGCAATGGATTGCATCGCCGTTTCCATATTAGTCCGAGCAATTGGCATAATTGGCACCAACGGCCCAGCTGTTACTGGATTTTTTTGACTGGTTGCGAGTTGTTGCGTCGCAACACCCAAATTAGGATCTTTAGCGACCGCGGTGGTGATCTGCGGCAAATCTTTGGCGTGCTTGTTCACGGCAAGATACCCTGTTGCCAAACGCCATTGGGCTTGTGATTCGGCCGATGCCATGAATTTCAAGAAGTCCGCCGTGCCTTGTTTGACTGTTGCGGGTTGGTTCTTATTTGCCCACAACGCCGCCCCACCTAACGCGAGCCCGTTGCGTGGCACACCATCAGCATGTGGCAAATACGTCACACCGAGTTTAAACTTAGCATTGGCTTGCAAGTCACCAGTTGACGCTGACGATTGCATGAAAATCCCCAACTTGCCTGCTAAAAACGCTGTCTGTTGGTTCGCTTCGGCAATGTCACCGGACCCGTAATTCACAAATGACTTATCCTGAATAGCTTGCGTCATAAATTGCATTAAACGCTTCGCTGCCGGCGTATTAAGATTAATTTTTGTCGCATACTGGCCAGCTGCGCGACCATTGTCATGATTGGCCAACAGTTGATTTTGGTTAGCGGTTAATTCTTCAAATAACCAACCGTACGCTTCAATCGTCATCCCCTTGGTTTGGCCACCCGTCTTGTCAGTAATTGCTTTGGCCAAATTCAAGACGTCCGTATAGCTGGGATCTTGTGGCAAAGGTGTTAAGCCTAACTGCTTGACGAGACCTTTATTATAATACAAAACTGGCGTTGATGAATTAAAAGGCATGGCTTGCAGCTGCTGATTGACAGTATAGTAGCGCGCAATATTATCTTCAATTTGATCCGTTGTTTGCGCGGTTAATAACTGATTCATAGGTATCGTGCTTTTCGTGGCTAACATCGTACTTGTGGCAATTTCTTGGGCTTGCACAATCGCTGGTGCTGCTGAAGATTGCGCCACGTTTAAATATTTTGGCAAGGACTCTGTATAGGCACCTTGATATTCCGGTACGACCGTGTATTTGCTTTGTGACGCATTATATTTGGCCACTAATTGCTTCAAAGCAGCGGCCGGTTTGCCACCCATCGAATGCCAGAAAACAATGGTTGTGCGTTGATTAGCACTGGCTGTTGGTGTTTTGCCATGGGTAATGCCGATGACAATCACAGCCAGTATCGTCAGACATACGATTATAATGGTGGTCACTTTTTTCATCATGATTTCACCGCCCCGTCAATTAATCCTGATTTAAAGGCTTTTTGTGATACTAACAAGACTGCCAAACTTGGGAGCATCATTAAAATGGCGCTAGCCATGATGAGGCCCCAAGAATTAACCGCCTCAGTCGCTTGTAACTGGCGTAGGCCGATTTGTACCGTGCGGACGTTATCACTATAACTGGTGATCAGTGGCCAAAGATACATATTCCAAGTCGTCAAAAATGAATACGCTGCCAAGGTCAGCAAACTCGTTTTGGCGTAAGGTAAGACGGCGCGGTATAAAAATTGAGCATGGCCAATACCTTCGACTAACGCTGATTCACGTAACGCCATGGGAACCTGCATAAACGCCTGTCGCAATAAAAATGTGCCAAACGCGGTGGCAAAAAATGGCAATGCCAATGCGGCATAATGATTTAAAAACCCAAGCCAACGTAACGTTTGAAAGTTTGGAATTAATTGTGCTTCAAACGGGAGCATCATCGTTGCAATAAAAGCATAAAAGATAACATTTTTACCTTTAAATGGGATAAAGACAAATGCGTAAGCGGCTAGTGCTGAAAAAACAACCTGCCCCACCATGACCAAACTCGCCACCACAAATGAATTGAATAAATACCGCAAAATCGGTGTTTGTGTCAGCGCTTGGCGATAATTATCAAAAGACAACGCGGTTGAAAAATATTGGCCGTTTAAAATCGCTGTATTTGGCAGTAACGAAACCCAAACGCCCACCAGTACCGGCGCAAAAATCAAGAATGACAGGCATAGTAAGAGCGTATAACGCCAGATTTTTTCTTGTGTTGGTATAATCATTGATACATCACCCGCTTTTCTGTGAGTTTGAATTGCGCCATGGTCACCAGCGCAATCAAAAGCGCTAAAATAATCGATTCCGTCGAGGCTTTGCCAATATTGAGGTTCACAAAAGCATCCCGATAAATCTGATAAACAATCAAATTCGTATGATTATTTGGGCCGCCTTTGGTCAATAAATCCACTTGTCCAAACGTCTGAAAGGCATTAATCATCGTCACCGTGGCCACAAAAAACAAAGTGGGACTAATGTGAGGGAGCGTAATATAGCGAAACTTAAGCCAAGGTGTAATCCCTTCAATTTCAGCCGTTTCGTATAAATGGGTTGGCACATTTTCTAATGCACCAGAAATAGCCAAGAAAGCAAACCCGACATTCATCCACACAACCGTCAAAATCACAGCAACCAATGCCCAGACGTTACCAGTCAGCCAGTGAATCGGCGGTAAATGTAAGGCGTTTAGGATCATATCAGATACGCCAGTCGTTGGTTGAAAGAAGAACAACCATAAAACTGACGCCACGGACACTGAAACACCCATCGTTGACGCAAATAAAGTTCTAAAAATGACCGTCCCGCGCAAATGCTTACGAGCCAAATTTGCTAAAGCTAACGCACAAATCGTGGTCAAGCTAGTCACGGCAACCACAAATATTAAAGTCACGCCTAAACTTGTCAAAAAGACCGGATCTTTAAGAATCGTCGTATAATTTGCAAAACCAACAAATTTAACCGGCTCTCCTAACGCGTTGGTTAAAAAGAAGCTATAATAAACGGTTTTAACCAGCGGATAAAAAATAAAGACGCCAAGAAAAATAAGAGACGGTGTGAGAAAACCCAGGGCCACCAAATGCGTTCTCAGCGCTTGGCGCCAGCGTTGCTTGGTGCCTACTTGGTGATAAATTGCCGGTGTTACTTGTGCCATATCACACCCCCACCGTGGCGAGCATTTTGCCAGCCAAATCAAAATAGTGCAATGCTGATCGTGGGACATACAGCGTGATAAATTGTTGCGCCGTCAGATCATGTTGGCCAGCAATTTTAAATTGCAAGGATTCTTCTCGGCCGTTAATTGTCCCAAACAATAAGGTTTCCGACCCGATTTGTGTCACCGTTGTGACCCAGAAATCAATCGCTAAATCATCCGCATTTTCAGGTGTGAGTCGGGCTGCTTCTGGTCGAATGCCAACCAAAGCATCCGGATCGTAGGACGTATCAATGACAACCCCGTGATTTTGCCAGTCCGTCACGCCAGGTAGCACATTCATTTTTGGTGTCCCAAAGAACTGGGCCACAAACGTATTGGCTGGTAGTTGATAAAGCTGCATCGGCGTACCAATTTGTTGCACCACCCCATCATTTAAAATCATCACCCGATCTCCCATCGTCATGGCTTCGGTCTGATCATGGGTAACGTAGACCACCGTGATGCCGAGTTTACGTTGCAAGGCTTTAATGTCATAACGCATACTTTCTCGTAATTGGGCATCTAGGTTGGAGAGCGGTTCGTCCATTAAAATGATCTCTGCGCCGGATACAATACTCCGCGCTAAGGCCACGCGTTGACGCTGACCACCGGACAATTCACGCGGATAGCGATACGCATAATCGGTCATATTGACCATCTCTAAGGCATCGGATAGCCGTTGAAGCTGGGTAGCGCTGTCTACCTTCCGGGCTTTTAATCCAAAAGTAATGTTATCAGCGACGGTCATATTGGGATAAAGCGCATAGTTTTGAAACACCATGGACAAATGACGGGCCTTTGGTGGCAAATCATTCATACGCTCCCCATCAATGATTAAATCACCATCAGTAATGGGTTCTAAGCCAGCAATCATTCTTAAAAGGGTTGATTTACCCGACCCAGATGGGCCAACCATCACAAAAAACTCACCTGGCATAATCGACACCGTGACATCTTTAATCACCGCTTCTTGCTGCTGATCATAGACTTTTTGTAGTCGTTTCAACTCAATCATACAAATCCCTACCTTTCCTAATGGTTTAATCGTAACAAGACCATGTCAACACCAAGTCAGCTAAATGATTAAAATATGTAAACAATTGTAAAGCGTCAGCCAACAAAAAAAGCCAAGATGATAACATCTTGGCTTTTTGCAACGGTTAATACCCCTTATCTAAATTCACAACATTATAAGTTAGGCTGCCATCAGCAACAAAACCTGGGATATTTTTCTTAAATAACCGAAAGAGACCACCTGTCCGGCCATAGTTTTCATGTTCACCCCAACTGGTATGCTGCGTTAACAAAATCTGTGGTCGTTCAAACAAGGGATGGTGTGTTGGCAAAGGTTCAGGGGTCGTGACATCAAGGGCCGCAAAGCGCACACGCGAATCATCAATTGCCGCTAACAAGGCGTCTTGATCTAAAGTCGTACCACGGCCAATGTTAACAAAGAGGAACAATTCATTCACTTGTTCAAAAAAGTATTCATCAAAGAAGTTTTCTGTGTCTTTTGTGCCTGGCAGCCCATCCACAACAACGCGAGCTTTTGAAAGCCCCTCTTGATAATTTGTAATCGGATAAACTTCATCAAAGCCTGGCACAGCACGGCCTGTCGTGTTGACACCATAAACAGTGCCCCCAAATCCTTTAATTTGCGCTGCAATTTGCTGCCCAATGCGACCCGTTCCAAAAACTAAGACCGGCAGTTCACTAACCATATACTGATCGGTAAACGGTTCCCAGTGTTGTCGGGTCGCGTACACATTTAAACCACGGGCAAAATATAAAATGTAACTCAACACCGTTTGTGCAATGGGTTCGGCTTTCAGACCACTCGCATTGGTCACCATAATGCCGCGTTCTTTAAGGGTTTGTAAGGGTAAATAGTCCACGCCGGCCGATTGGGTCTGAATCCATTTCAATTTTGAATCTGGCTGAGCCAGTATCTTATCGCCAATGCGATTATCCCAAGCATAGCTAATCACAACATCGGAAATTTGTGCATCAGTAATCGTGTCTGGCGTCACAACGTCAATATCGTGTTCAGCCAAAAACGCACGATCTTCTTCACTAATGGCTTTCACTGCTAGAAGTAACATCTGATTTTCTCCAATCTGTTTTCTAGTGCTATCATAACGCATTATTTTCTAACGGTTCGCGTGATTTTAATGAGTTTTAAATTAAAATGTTGACATTTAATTATCTTCGTGCCATAATTTAAAACAACAAATCAAAGGAAATAAAACGATGTACTTATCAGCAACTGACAACTTCACAATCGTCATTAAGATCAACGCCGTCATTATTATGTGACTTCTCGCTGGTCTGTTTTCGCTACCAGTCGAGAAGGTTTCTCGACTGGCGCGGAATTGTTGTTGACAACATTTTCAAGAGGCGCTAGTACCCCACTAGCGCCTCTTTTCTTTTTGATTTAATGGCACTGTACTACTGTTACGTTGGCGAGCACGTCAACAGTCCACCACGGAGGAGAATCACATGGATCTAACTGCAAATGCAAC
Encoded proteins:
- a CDS encoding ABC transporter ATP-binding protein; translation: MIELKRLQKVYDQQQEAVIKDVTVSIMPGEFFVMVGPSGSGKSTLLRMIAGLEPITDGDLIIDGERMNDLPPKARHLSMVFQNYALYPNMTVADNITFGLKARKVDSATQLQRLSDALEMVNMTDYAYRYPRELSGGQRQRVALARSIVSGAEIILMDEPLSNLDAQLRESMRYDIKALQRKLGITVVYVTHDQTEAMTMGDRVMILNDGVVQQIGTPMQLYQLPANTFVAQFFGTPKMNVLPGVTDWQNHGVVIDTSYDPDALVGIRPEAARLTPENADDLAIDFWVTTVTQIGSETLLFGTINGREESLQFKIAGQHDLTAQQFITLYVPRSALHYFDLAGKMLATVGV
- a CDS encoding NAD(P)-dependent oxidoreductase, whose translation is MLLLAVKAISEEDRAFLAEHDIDVVTPDTITDAQISDVVISYAWDNRIGDKILAQPDSKLKWIQTQSAGVDYLPLQTLKERGIMVTNASGLKAEPIAQTVLSYILYFARGLNVYATRQHWEPFTDQYMVSELPVLVFGTGRIGQQIAAQIKGFGGTVYGVNTTGRAVPGFDEVYPITNYQEGLSKARVVVDGLPGTKDTENFFDEYFFEQVNELFLFVNIGRGTTLDQDALLAAIDDSRVRFAALDVTTPEPLPTHHPLFERPQILLTQHTSWGEHENYGRTGGLFRLFKKNIPGFVADGSLTYNVVNLDKGY
- a CDS encoding carbohydrate ABC transporter permease codes for the protein MIIPTQEKIWRYTLLLCLSFLIFAPVLVGVWVSLLPNTAILNGQYFSTALSFDNYRQALTQTPILRYLFNSFVVASLVMVGQVVFSALAAYAFVFIPFKGKNVIFYAFIATMMLPFEAQLIPNFQTLRWLGFLNHYAALALPFFATAFGTFLLRQAFMQVPMALRESALVEGIGHAQFLYRAVLPYAKTSLLTLAAYSFLTTWNMYLWPLITSYSDNVRTVQIGLRQLQATEAVNSWGLIMASAILMMLPSLAVLLVSQKAFKSGLIDGAVKS
- a CDS encoding bifunctional folylpolyglutamate synthase/dihydrofolate synthase — encoded protein: MAKLGERRAARVAANYKRVINSLDNHWHVLDDTRVAVVKEVLAWLGHPDQKLKIIHIAGTNGKSSTGAMLGAILQANGYSYGHFSSPYILSDREQITVDDEMISKSDFLRHYQDLVACFKRHGVSADHLTYFEYFTVISLLHFVDNAVDFVIFEAGLGGLRDATNAIATPMLTVFTKISVDHQLTIGRSLQDIAENEAAIIKPGTVVIDYAGQDLTVHRVLKAQAEAVGAKWFEHTPDQIIIANTTPAGVDLIINGTPGYFLSMPGAFQVHNFGIVLQIKAALKTMGYTFTTEKTQAGLANVSLIGRMNYHPEKNILFDAAHNVDGITGLVAALNAWHLKIKPTLILGVLKDKDYHEMLDEIIPVVQRVITVTPKNKSRALSAEELAATIIMTYPKVEVEIANDASAAISLAMRVRESSQALIVVTGSFYTLSALQKDERI
- a CDS encoding glycerophosphodiester phosphodiesterase family protein; the encoded protein is MIKIAHRGISAQAPENTRAAFELMLPLGVNWLETDIDMTSDGHLVLIHDSKVDRTSNGNGTVNHNSLMGLQKLDFGQWFAPAFTGERIVTLDWLIDFINEHHINVNFELKTNVRGEQQNFYLMRLHQAIHRINRENQIIVSSFDVKLLKKFHELMPKIAIGLLLAEPISDNTVALARSVGATYVHPDVNGLTEAAVQLLLANQLGVNVWTVNDEAMAQRLADWGAYAIFTDFPKTM
- a CDS encoding carbohydrate ABC transporter permease, whose amino-acid sequence is MAQVTPAIYHQVGTKQRWRQALRTHLVALGFLTPSLIFLGVFIFYPLVKTVYYSFFLTNALGEPVKFVGFANYTTILKDPVFLTSLGVTLIFVVAVTSLTTICALALANLARKHLRGTVIFRTLFASTMGVSVSVASVLWLFFFQPTTGVSDMILNALHLPPIHWLTGNVWALVAVILTVVWMNVGFAFLAISGALENVPTHLYETAEIEGITPWLKFRYITLPHISPTLFFVATVTMINAFQTFGQVDLLTKGGPNNHTNLIVYQIYRDAFVNLNIGKASTESIILALLIALVTMAQFKLTEKRVMYQ
- a CDS encoding ABC transporter substrate-binding protein, producing MMKKVTTIIIVCLTILAVIVIGITHGKTPTASANQRTTIVFWHSMGGKPAAALKQLVAKYNASQSKYTVVPEYQGAYTESLPKYLNVAQSSAAPAIVQAQEIATSTMLATKSTIPMNQLLTAQTTDQIEDNIARYYTVNQQLQAMPFNSSTPVLYYNKGLVKQLGLTPLPQDPSYTDVLNLAKAITDKTGGQTKGMTIEAYGWLFEELTANQNQLLANHDNGRAAGQYATKINLNTPAAKRLMQFMTQAIQDKSFVNYGSGDIAEANQQTAFLAGKLGIFMQSSASTGDLQANAKFKLGVTYLPHADGVPRNGLALGGAALWANKNQPATVKQGTADFLKFMASAESQAQWRLATGYLAVNKHAKDLPQITTAVAKDPNLGVATQQLATSQKNPVTAGPLVPIMPIARTNMETAMQSIANGAPIDKSLQVAEDATNQALAAYNAANHLKK